The following coding sequences lie in one Miscanthus floridulus cultivar M001 chromosome 9, ASM1932011v1, whole genome shotgun sequence genomic window:
- the LOC136479220 gene encoding zinc finger protein CO3-like yields the protein MASQLHATPHLSPTTSSSGMAAATSSPFRRALSTGDLIVRDREEEQRVGAAAATRYSAEERRERIDKYRSKRNQRNFQKKITYACRKTLADSRPRVKGRFARNGGDYTEADAVADHHVHVPAAAHQSESESESPATTAAPEWWPAVQEEGINLAELCADDDEMLAAYPGVSSISIADHHYSCQP from the exons ATGGCCAGCCAGCTGCACGCCACCCCCCACCTGTCCCCGACGACGTCGTCGTCCGGCATGGCTGCAGCAACGTCCTCCCCGTTTCGCCGGGCGTTGAGCACAGGAGATCTCATCGTCCGGGACCGGGAGGAGGAGCAGAGGGTGGGGGCGGCAGCGGCAACTAGGTACAGTGCGGAGGAGAGGCGGGAGCGCATCGACAAGTACCGGAGCAAGCGCAACCAACGCAACTTCCAAAAGAAGATCACG TACGCGTGCAGGAAGACGCTCGCAGACAGTCGTCCACGGGTGAAGGGCCGCTTCGCGCGCAACGGCGGCGACTACACGGAGGCGGATGCCGTTGCAGACCACCATGTCCATGTCCCAGCAGCAGCACATCAGTCAGAGTCAGAGTCAGAGTCGCCGGCAACAACAGCCGCACCAGAGTGGTGGCCGGCAGTGCAGGAGGAGGGCATCAACCTAGCAGAGCTCTGTGCCGACGACGACGAGATGCTGGCCGCCTACCCTGGAGTCTCCTCCATCAGTATAGCTGATCATCACTACAGCTGCCAgccatag